The Ziziphus jujuba cultivar Dongzao chromosome 1, ASM3175591v1 genome segment CTTCTCCTCTATTTGGAGCAGTTGGTTACTGCAACCAAACATGCGTTCAAGCTTTGGACTAAGCAGCATTTCCGTGCATTCTGTCGAAATTATTTGCATGTCACTGAAATTATGTGCACTCTCATACAACTGATCCACACTTCCCATGGAAGAATGCCCCTCAAACATTTTTATGATGGCACCTAAAGGAAAGGTGAGAAAGGTGAACAAGAAATCAACGAAATCTGCTCCTTCTGCTTCAACACATAGTATTTCCTTTGAGGATTTGTTGAACCATAGTTTCACTTCCATCTCCTTGGAAATGGAATCATTAATAACCGTTCGACAGTGATAAGGAATGCTTAATGAGTTGGACAAAATGTTATTGTTATCCTTGAGCTTAAACACATCTGTCAGGGGTGTGGTGGAGATCATGGAACGTTGAAGCAGATGCAAAACATCCTCAAGACCAACCTTGACTATCTCCATCTTGACTTCAGTGCTATCTTTTATTCCTTTTCTTCGAAGCCATGAAAGAGTGTGATCTACTGATGCTGGTAATACCAGCAAATCGTCACGTATAATATACCTATCAATTTCATCATTGGTGAAACCCCTACCAGTATCCTCACCTTTTCTCTGCAGGTAAATCTTCTTGTCCATGGCTTTTCCACAAGCACAGATTGAATTCTTGACCAAACTGACCAATCCAAGAGAGCTGTTCAAGCATGGAGATGTTCTACAAACGTAGAGTATTGTATAATCTGTTTCATCAACCTTTACGGCTAACTTATTGTACATTAATCCACAAGCGCTTCTTGGATTAAGTAACATGGT includes the following:
- the LOC125420696 gene encoding uncharacterized protein LOC125420696, with translation MSSQPKPVELELASDKKTSQPKAVKPKELEHALDNKTSQPEALKPIELELAIDKKNNQVLYAESKKDFVDVLLSFLTLPMGTIIRLADKKSGIGCMDELYKSVQAFDEECFPAKTSKTMLLNPRSACGLMYNKLAVKVDETDYTILYVCRTSPCLNSSLGLVSLVKNSICACGKAMDKKIYLQRKGEDTGRGFTNDEIDRYIIRDDLLVLPASVDHTLSWLRRKGIKDSTEVKMEIVKVGLEDVLHLLQRSMISTTPLTDVFKLKDNNNILSNSLSIPYHCRTVINDSISKEMEVKLWFNKSSKEILCVEAEGADFVDFLFTFLTFPLGAIIKMFEGHSSMGSVDQLYESAHNFSDMQIISTECTEMLLSPKLERMFGCSNQLLQIEEKTTPAVFDHKNCSCSHQEKYCLHLEVELKLMNPKRPGETTTGGCFIKGRRRLLVTDKLEIKRLSTVSDIHKLGNTPLDDMESTYVRVGEEEALNLLQASLISKSVLSHAFSARVINRSEGSNYY